From Pithys albifrons albifrons isolate INPA30051 chromosome 27, PitAlb_v1, whole genome shotgun sequence, one genomic window encodes:
- the CIRBP gene encoding cold-inducible RNA-binding protein isoform X2, which produces MASDEGKLFVGGLSFDTNEQSLEQVFSKYGQISEVVVVKDRETQRSRGFGFVTFENIDDAKDAMMAMNGKSVDGRQIRVDQAGKSSENRSRGYRGGSAGGRGFFRGGRGRGRGFSRGGGDRGYGGSRFDSRSGGYNGSRDYYNSRSQGGYGDRNSGGSYRDSYDSYATHNE; this is translated from the exons ATGGCATCAGACGAGGGAAAGCTCTTTGTCGGCGGGCTCAGTTTCGACACCAATGAGCAGTCGTTGGAGCAGGTCTTCTCTAAATACGGACAGATTTCGGAAG TCGTGGTGGTGAAAGACAGAGAGACTCAGAGATCCagaggttttgggtttgttaCTTTTGAAAACATCGATGATGCAAAAGACGCGATGATGGCCATGAATGGGAAG TCCGTAGATGGGCGTCAGATCCGGGTGGACCAGGCTGGGAAATCCTCCGAGAACAGATCCCGAGGCTACAGAGGGGGCTCCGCGGGGGGCCGGGGCTTCTTCCGCGGGGGCCGAGGCCGGGGCCGTGGCTTCTCCAGAG GAGGTGGAGACAGAGGCTATGGCGGCAGCAGGTTTGATTCCAGAAGCGGAGGCTATAACGGCTCCAGAGACTACTATAATAGCAG GAGTCAAGGTGGTTATGGAGACAGAAACTCGGGAGGCTCCTACAGAGACAGCTACGACAGTTACG CTACACACAACGAGTAA
- the CIRBP gene encoding cold-inducible RNA-binding protein isoform X1 yields MASDEGKLFVGGLSFDTNEQSLEQVFSKYGQISEVVVVKDRETQRSRGFGFVTFENIDDAKDAMMAMNGKSVDGRQIRVDQAGKSSENRSRGYRGGSAGGRGFFRGGRGRGRGFSRGGGDRGYGGSRFDSRSGGYNGSRDYYNSRSQGGYGDRNSGGSYRDSYDSYGKFRFERER; encoded by the exons ATGGCATCAGACGAGGGAAAGCTCTTTGTCGGCGGGCTCAGTTTCGACACCAATGAGCAGTCGTTGGAGCAGGTCTTCTCTAAATACGGACAGATTTCGGAAG TCGTGGTGGTGAAAGACAGAGAGACTCAGAGATCCagaggttttgggtttgttaCTTTTGAAAACATCGATGATGCAAAAGACGCGATGATGGCCATGAATGGGAAG TCCGTAGATGGGCGTCAGATCCGGGTGGACCAGGCTGGGAAATCCTCCGAGAACAGATCCCGAGGCTACAGAGGGGGCTCCGCGGGGGGCCGGGGCTTCTTCCGCGGGGGCCGAGGCCGGGGCCGTGGCTTCTCCAGAG GAGGTGGAGACAGAGGCTATGGCGGCAGCAGGTTTGATTCCAGAAGCGGAGGCTATAACGGCTCCAGAGACTACTATAATAGCAG GAGTCAAGGTGGTTATGGAGACAGAAACTCGGGAGGCTCCTACAGAGACAGCTACGACAGTTACGGTAAGTTCCGCTTCGAGCGGGAGCGCtga
- the CIRBP gene encoding cold-inducible RNA-binding protein isoform X3, with protein MASDEGKLFVGGLSFDTNEQSLEQVFSKYGQISEVVVVKDRETQRSRGFGFVTFENIDDAKDAMMAMNGKSVDGRQIRVDQAGKSSENRSRGYRGGSAGGRGFFRGGRGRGRGFSRGGGDRGYGGSRFDSRSGGYNGSRDYYNSRSQGGYGDRNSGGSYRDSYDSYG; from the exons ATGGCATCAGACGAGGGAAAGCTCTTTGTCGGCGGGCTCAGTTTCGACACCAATGAGCAGTCGTTGGAGCAGGTCTTCTCTAAATACGGACAGATTTCGGAAG TCGTGGTGGTGAAAGACAGAGAGACTCAGAGATCCagaggttttgggtttgttaCTTTTGAAAACATCGATGATGCAAAAGACGCGATGATGGCCATGAATGGGAAG TCCGTAGATGGGCGTCAGATCCGGGTGGACCAGGCTGGGAAATCCTCCGAGAACAGATCCCGAGGCTACAGAGGGGGCTCCGCGGGGGGCCGGGGCTTCTTCCGCGGGGGCCGAGGCCGGGGCCGTGGCTTCTCCAGAG GAGGTGGAGACAGAGGCTATGGCGGCAGCAGGTTTGATTCCAGAAGCGGAGGCTATAACGGCTCCAGAGACTACTATAATAGCAG GAGTCAAGGTGGTTATGGAGACAGAAACTCGGGAGGCTCCTACAGAGACAGCTACGACAGTTACG